tgctttgattatcatacatgattgatttaccctactctctaacatacatgcgattattcctaaattgtgcactaaccctctctattgatagcgcatggtggctcgttgcccaggtatgtacccattttcctctaattgttgtctatgcatgtctcgacttttatgtgtgcatgatcattcaggatattcattgatttactcgtcaattgccacatcagcttcattttattagtagagacccgactttagggacttaaaagggtgctacggtctttactgtaccttcccgataagtaacctgacccccgaatccgatccgatttttcgcaaaccgccttttccaaaataaggagtcacacttagggtttttttttcttattttgtttacccttttaaaaataaaacaaaaataagtggcgactccaagtcatttttcctaatgaataaaatcatttttcgaaatcaaaatcgagctcgccatcgagtgggaaacgcatgagccgaaatacggtcCACACTTGTGTTAGCATTATTAAATTGCTTACCAATATTATTGCTCCACCTTTTCACCATTCCACTTTATCTATTGTGATACCTTCTCATAAGTCTTTATTCAAAACCATTGTCCTTATGTATTCCGTACATAAGAACTAAATCCATTGCAATGACTACATAAGAACTAAATGCTACCCTCAAAATGTCTCCTCAAAAAAgctatacttaaaaaaaaaatgaaataaacaaaGGAGACACTGATTCAGGAAACTATAGTTTcaaagcaatatatatatagggagaCTAGTTCAAGTGCAAGAAATCAAATAACAAAAGGCTCACGAACTTGAAAGCGACCTCTGGGTAGGTATTAGCTTGTTTTATTCTACATCACTTCTACTTTCACTTGGACTAGTCATTGCTTATGAATTGTGAATTCATAATAATAGATCAAAGTTTTGCATGCATAAGTTGCAAATcatatacatttaaattaaattaaattaaaattaaaagttatatttaaataaaagtaattaaacaaTTATATTAAAGTAAACAACTTGTAAATTTAAAAGTGTATATTATATAAACTATAtacaaatgaattaatttttaattcaatatcaaattaataattaaattgaactaATTAAACAACTACTTTTAAGTAAACAAAttgtaaatttgaaaatgtaaataacaaaacatGTTTAATTAACTTAgatattaaaacaatatttaaattaaggtatttaaaaaattaaatttaaagtaaataaattgtaaaattaaatgaatataaaactaaaatttaatttcagttaaattataaatgtattaGTGTAAATTACAATCGATATAAAATTGTCTTAAAGTAAACTagtatttaaattatatatatatatatataatgaatgtatattaaaataaatataaaattaatatcaaaattcaaCTGATTAGAGTATTTAAATTAAACtacaattattaataatttaataacatattttgAGCGGTTGAGAtttgattgaattaattttgagcAAGAGTAGTTAGACATTATAAAACTTTTCTGACCCTTGGATAAGGAGCATGAGtatttgattgaattaatattaaaattaatattaatgaatgtatattaaaataaatataaaattaatatcaaaattcaactgattagaatatttaaattaaactacaattattaataatttaataacatattttgAGCGGTTGAGAtttgattgaattaattttgagcAAGAGTAGTACATTATAAAACTTTTCTGACCCTTCGATAAGGATGATGAGTAGTTGCCCGTTGGTAGCAAtcgttttttgaaaaaacaaatcatttaaaaaatcatcaatatattcaccataaattgtttgaaaatcaGCTATACTTCACCCTCCACCGGATCTTTTATCCAGGGCTTGATCTTGTCCGGCTCGGGCTTTGAGCCAGAATACTTACAGAAACGGATAGGTTCCAAGTAAACTGACCCAAACGGACCCAATTTTCTGCTTTTCTGATTTCATTATATGGCTAACTTGAAATATACCCAATTCCACTGCCTCAAGGCACCCAAAAATAGTAGTTTTTCTCATATTCAAATATACCCAAGCTCAATCTCTATCTAGAATTTTCTTCCCGCTTTGTAGCTCAAGCCTCTTCATCCATACATAAGTACAGGACCATTCCAAGgctttaattaaaatgaaaccaAATAATCTACAATGACCTCTGGGATATCCTAAGGAGGATCAGGAACATACTCAAACTTCCTCTCTCCCCAAATACCATCATTAATTCAGCTGTTTATTGGTTCATGCCTATGGCTATGAAACCAATATCACACTAATAAGCATTCCAAAAGCAACTCACAATCACAATTGAACTCTTCAattactttttccatttcaGTCTGAATCAGAGTTTGGATCCATAGATGATCTCACTGTGTTGCGTCTGCTTTCAGGATAACCCCcgtcttcatcatcttcatcttttttcttctcaCTAACTATACCTGTAAAATAATGGTTTAGAGCCAGCACTACCCAGTAGATATAGCAAATTATACTAGACAAAGGTTTTACCTTTCTTTATAAGTAGAGCCTCGAGTGTCCTAGTGGCGAAATCATCTTTTCCTCCCATATCTTGAAACCCAATCAACCTATCTACTGCAATCCCTTTTCTGAAAGAGATGGTTGTATATTTCCAAGTTATATATCTAatccaaaaaagaaatatagtCTGATATGGCATGAAATTGTCAAGCATATATGCCAGTGCACTTTGGCGTATCTTTCAGATTGATTTTCTGCTTGGTTTTCTTTAAGCAATCTATACAAGTGTGCATTATTTTGCCCCATTTGCAACAAGACAAGAAACTCTGGAATTTTACTACTGGAGGTAGAGGGTAGTAATgagattccaatttttctcTTCTTGGGAACCAAATGAAGTTCTACATCACTGACATGCTTCTCACAAAATTACAAAGAGCagcataaaatataaaatggagCAGTGAAAAAGTACTAGAGAGAGCCTGACCTGAATAAGATGACACAAGGCAAAGTTTTGACTCCTAGTTTGGCGACAAAGAATGGTGCATTCTGCATTTCACTTTTAACAATGAGATCTTATTTTCCTCAGTTCCACTGTGCACAAGAACAAAAGAGTTAAGGAAAACTGACCTCTGCATCCAGCTTGATAATCTTATTGTCCATATGCCTTGGTGCAAGGGATTTCAAATGCTTATCCATTATCCTAGAAATATCAAACAATAGGAACACAATATTAATCTGCAAATACATGCATCCATGTAAACAGAGGTTCAAGAGAACACCTCCAACAACAGCTTACAAATGCGAGCTCACTGATGTGAGAGAGGCTTATGCATCAATGTGAAAGTGTCAGGAAAACTGCTTCTAAACATGGGCTTATGAAGGCACATGCCAAAAGATAATATGTCCATGTACGTGTCATTTTTCACTCTAGCCTCTCCTCTACTGATGTTTGATATATATGCATCATCGATAGAGAGAAACTAACGCTCCTGTCACATAATTTTATCTTCTTCTACGGAAATTTACCCAAACAAAATCTTAACTCATTGCAATAAATTTAACCTCACCTATTGCAAACTAGATGAGAAACTAGATGAATTCTGGAAAAAGCATAACAAGATCTGGGGCAGTCATATCCAACCCCTCAAGACACTTCCTTTTAGACATGTGCGTATaagtgtgtgtgagagagagagatagagtgGAAAAAGCACAATAAGAGCTGGGACATGGTCATATCCAACCCCTCAACACCCTTCctttttgacatgtgtgaataAAGAGTGCGAGTGCGTGCAAGTATGAAGAGAAACTTTACTTGCACCGGTAGAACTCCCGATGGTAGAAGTGGCAAATTACTTTTTCACTCCCAGTGACTTCACCCAAGAAGTCCGCCTCAGTTACCTCCCTGTATTCTCCATGCCCTTGCTTCTTTAAAGCCTGTCGCTTCTCAGCTTCTTTCTATCAAACAAATCATAGGGTAAATACTTCACCATTCTCAGAAAGATTACCACGTATCTCAATATTTAAAGATATAGGTTCATTTCACAAAGATCGAATTCTGACCTTAAGAGATGCAATCCTATCTGCATGCAATCTTTCCAGCTCTGGATCCTGATATCACCCATGCAAGTAAATTCATGTAAAAAGAAATAAGTGCATTAAAAAGAAGACATGACATAGATGCATTATCCCACTTACATCCATTAACTCATCAAGATCAACCTCCTGATTGATTGAATTGGAAGCTTGTGCCTTCTGCTGAGATAGCACTTCCTGCAAGACCAGAATAAGATGTTGTCGCATTAATTTTCATGAATTATGAGGAAGGTTTTCTGCAAGCTATCAGACTTGCCACCTTCACCATTATTCCGTTATATTTACGTAAACCTCTGAAACACTCAATCATGGAGTAAAAAAAGTTAGTATCATTGTTTTAATCCTCTTATTATGGATGACTAGCTTATGCATAAGAATGTCAGGTCTTCAGGTTCACCATAATACTCAGTTACCTTCCCTCCAGTGCAAGAGgttcaaaatcaaaacattagTGGATAGAAAATATTGCATTACTTATGAGACTTGATGTTGAAAGGTGGTTCCAACAGGTAACACACTCCATTCTAAGCCCCTCTTAGGTACAATGTCACACCTTTCAGTTtccaggggaaaaaaaaaggcacatAACATTCTTTGAGTTTCTTAACAACTAATGGGAAGAAGCATTCAAGTCCTGTTcctaaagaaagagaaattctTCCTATCAAATCCGTGAACATAGGCAATGTAAATCAACCTGTGGAATAACTATTGTGCATTGCCTGAGTTATTTTTGGTAACAAATAGCATGGAATGCTAAAATCAAGTTTTCATCATGTTGTACCAAGCAGCAAGCAGCAAGCAATATTAAGATCAAGTCCACGTCATGCCTTTCAATGGATAGTCTCATATCATGCTTCTGAATGGTAGATACTAGCCAGTAGCAAACTAAGAGCCAGAGAAGAGACTGTTcttaaatgaaagaaagaagaaaatgaaagaggcACCTTTTGATAATCTCGAGCAGCTGCTGCCATTACATTTCCAAATGCTAAATTGGACAAGGTCGTTTTAACTGAATCAGGATCCATTTTCTCTGTGAAAAATTATAGCACAATAAAGATTAGAGCATACTCTAGTAGAGATGACCTTagtttaaaaaacaagaaagaaaatcatatgCACCATTCTTTGACTAAATTCAAGGACAGACTAGTTCGTGATAAGGCCACATAGACTCATCTTCTAAAAGCTCATAGTTAATGAAACAACAA
Above is a genomic segment from Vitis riparia cultivar Riparia Gloire de Montpellier isolate 1030 chromosome 14, EGFV_Vit.rip_1.0, whole genome shotgun sequence containing:
- the LOC117930675 gene encoding thioredoxin domain-containing protein PLP3A-like, producing the protein MDPDSVKTTLSNLAFGNVMAAAARDYQKEVLSQQKAQASNSINQEVDLDELMDDPELERLHADRIASLKKEAEKRQALKKQGHGEYREVTEADFLGEVTGSEKVICHFYHREFYRCKIMDKHLKSLAPRHMDNKIIKLDAENAPFFVAKLGVKTLPCVILFRKGIAVDRLIGFQDMGGKDDFATRTLEALLIKKGIVSEKKKDEDDEDGGYPESRRNTVRSSMDPNSDSD